The following coding sequences lie in one Microvirga sp. 17 mud 1-3 genomic window:
- a CDS encoding DUF1491 family protein: MARLRSDFWVSAYLRRCGVEGVDAALRKRGSAEAGAVFVKVDHLDGTASLYGPAPQLFLDDSDERRFSPVLQGVMPLDVEERMAREMRFDPDLWLVEVDDRAGRHFLDLATES, encoded by the coding sequence ATGGCTCGCCTGAGATCGGATTTCTGGGTCTCCGCCTATCTGCGCCGCTGCGGCGTCGAGGGGGTGGATGCGGCCCTGCGCAAGCGTGGCTCCGCGGAGGCGGGAGCGGTCTTCGTGAAGGTCGACCATCTCGACGGCACTGCGAGCCTCTATGGTCCGGCGCCGCAGCTGTTCCTGGACGACAGCGACGAGCGCCGCTTCTCGCCCGTCCTGCAGGGCGTCATGCCGCTCGATGTGGAAGAGCGGATGGCGCGCGAGATGCGCTTCGATCCGGATCTCTGGCTCGTAGAGGTGGACGACCGCGCCGGCCGCCACTTTCTCGACCTCGCGACGGAAAGCTGA
- a CDS encoding DUF1254 domain-containing protein, translating to MSNLTRILLATLCGLVLAAGVHIAAVFMAPSFAENDAFGRLQDTLAEDQAQIISPPGGGATWLPLPDPATAVAACAFDLSDGPVRVTAKTGQDFLSFSFHTKTRGVFFAVTDRAAIRGELELVVMTPRQLDEARAAEDPNEPTRDVRIVAPQEQGYIVVRVAAPYPSERMQAEEAAKAVSCTVDEDEDEAS from the coding sequence ATGAGCAATCTCACGCGCATCCTTCTTGCGACCCTCTGCGGGCTCGTTCTGGCCGCCGGAGTGCATATCGCGGCGGTGTTCATGGCACCGTCCTTCGCCGAGAACGACGCCTTCGGCCGCCTCCAGGACACCCTGGCGGAAGATCAGGCTCAGATCATCAGCCCGCCCGGTGGCGGCGCGACCTGGCTTCCCCTGCCCGACCCCGCGACTGCGGTGGCGGCTTGTGCCTTCGATCTTTCGGACGGCCCGGTGCGCGTGACCGCGAAGACCGGCCAGGACTTCCTGTCCTTCTCGTTTCACACCAAGACACGCGGCGTGTTCTTCGCCGTCACGGACCGCGCGGCAATCCGGGGCGAGCTCGAACTCGTGGTGATGACTCCGCGCCAACTGGACGAGGCCCGGGCCGCCGAGGACCCGAACGAGCCGACCCGCGACGTGCGCATTGTCGCGCCGCAGGAGCAGGGCTACATCGTCGTGCGTGTGGCTGCGCCCTATCCGAGCGAGCGCATGCAGGCCGAGGAGGCCGCCAAGGCGGTTTCCTGCACGGTCGATGAGGATGAGGACGAGGCGAGCTGA
- a CDS encoding GNAT family N-acetyltransferase → MSRDETGPAVRWRPMTAGDLAAVKTIADFIHVNHPEEMPVFAERLALYPEGCHVAEAGARLVGYALSHPWRYGEPPPLDTPLGAIPEGATTFYLHDVALLPEGRGKGLAGTIVDHLADHAAAAGFDNLSLVAVNGSQGFWEKCGFRTAMTAALRAKLATYGSDALLMRRDVPDLRR, encoded by the coding sequence ATGTCCCGAGACGAAACCGGGCCTGCCGTGCGATGGCGGCCCATGACGGCCGGCGACCTCGCGGCCGTAAAGACCATTGCGGACTTCATCCACGTGAATCATCCGGAGGAGATGCCCGTCTTCGCCGAGCGCCTCGCTCTCTATCCGGAGGGCTGCCACGTGGCCGAGGCAGGAGCGCGCCTCGTGGGATATGCCCTCAGCCATCCCTGGCGCTATGGCGAGCCGCCGCCCCTCGACACGCCGCTCGGCGCTATTCCGGAAGGCGCGACGACCTTCTACCTGCATGACGTGGCCCTCCTGCCGGAGGGGCGCGGCAAGGGCCTTGCAGGGACGATCGTGGATCACCTCGCCGACCATGCAGCCGCAGCGGGTTTCGACAACCTGTCTCTAGTAGCCGTGAACGGCTCGCAGGGGTTTTGGGAGAAATGCGGTTTCAGGACCGCGATGACGGCTGCCCTGCGCGCGAAGCTCGCAACTTACGGCAGCGACGCCCTGTTGATGCGCCGGGACGTTCCCGATCTGCGCAGGTAA